One window of Bactrocera tryoni isolate S06 chromosome 2, CSIRO_BtryS06_freeze2, whole genome shotgun sequence genomic DNA carries:
- the LOC120769013 gene encoding RNA-splicing ligase RtcB homolog has product MVVRPYNEELKYLEKISECCWRIKKEFQPNMKVEGCFYVNSRLERLMLEELKNSCRPGAVGGFLPGVKQIANVAALPGIVGRSIGLPDIHSGYGFAIGNMAAFDMHDPTSIVSPGGVGFDINCGVRLLRTNLFEKDVQPVKEQLAQSLFDHIPVGVGSKGIIPMNAHDMEEALEMGMDWSLREGYVWAEDKEHCEEYGRMLNADPSKVSLRAKKRGLPQLGTLGAGNHYAEIQIVDEIYDKWSASKMGIEEKGQVCVMIHSGSRGFGHQVATDALVQMEKAMKRDHIETNDRQLACARINSQEGQDYLKAMAAAANFAWVNRSSMTFLTRQSFAKMFNTTPDDLDMHVIYDVSHNIAKVENHIVNGKEKQLLVHRKGSTRAFPPHHPLIPVDYQLTGQPVLVGGTMGTCSYVLTGTEKGMHETFGSTCHGAGRALSRAKSRRNLDYKDVLEKLDEMGIAIRVASPKLVMEEAPESYKDVTDVVDTCHMAGISKKCIKLRPIAVIKG; this is encoded by the exons ATGGTTGTGAGGCCTTATAACGAAGAATTGAAATATCTCGAGAAGATAAGCGAATGCTGCTGGAggataaaaaaagaatttcagcCCAATATGAAAGTGGAAGGGTGTTTCTATGTAAACAGCCGGTTAGAACGGCTCATGTTAGAAGAGCTTAAAAATTCATGTAGACCGGGAGCAGTTGGTGGTTTCTTGCCAGGAGTAAAGCAAATAGCTAATGTGGCTGCTTTGCCAGGCATTGTTGGACGATCTATTGGGCTCCCGGATATTCATTCTGGTTATGG ATTTGCTATTGGAAATATGGCCGCATTTGATATGCACGATCCCACATCAATT GTAAGTCCAGGAGGAGTTGGTTTTGATATCAATTGCGGTGTACGTTTACTGCGTACAAATCTCTTTGAAAAAGATGTTCAACCTGTTAAAGAACAATTGGCGCAATCTCTCTTTGACCACATTCCAGTTGGAGTTGGTTCTAAAGGTATCATCCCAATGAATGCCCATGACATGGAAGAGGCTCTTGAAATGGGCATGGATTGGTCTCTTCGTGAAGGATATGTGTGGGCTGAAGACAAAGAGCACTGTGAAGAATATGGTCGTATGTTAAACGCGGATCCCTCAAAAGTAAGTTTGCGTGCAAAAAAGCGAGGTCTTCCGCAATTGGGAACATTAGGAGCAGGTAATCATTATGCTGAAATTCAAATTGTTGATGAAATTTATGATAAATGGAGCGCTAGTAAAATGGGAATTGAAGAAAAAGGTCAAGTATGTGTTATGATACATTCTGGCAGTCGAGGATTTGGACATCAAGTTGCTACTGACGCTTTGGTTCAAATGGAGAAAGCCATGAAACGAgatcatattgaaacaaatgaCAGGCAATTAGCATGTGCTCGCATAAACTCACAAGAAGGCCAGGATTATCTGAAAGCCATGGCAGCTGCCGCAAATTTTGCTTGGGTTAATCGAAGCTCGATGACTTTTCTCACGCGGCAATCTTTCGCCAAAATGTTCAACACAACTCCTGATGATCTTGATATGCACGTGATTTATGATGTGTCTCATAACATTGCAAAAGTAGAAAATCACATCGTCAACGGCAAGGAAAAACAATTGTTGGTGCATAGAAAG gGATCAACACGGGCTTTTCCACCACATCATCCTCTTATACCAGTGGACTATCAATTGACTGGCCAACCTGTTTTGGTAGGCGGTACAATGGGAACATGCAGTTACGTGCTAACTGGAACCGAAAAAGGGATGCATGAAACTTTTGGCTCTACATGTCATGGAGCG GGGCGCGCTTTATCACGTGCTAAGTCACGACGAAACTTAGATTACAAGGATGTTCTTGAAAAATTGGACGAAATGGGTATTGCTATACGTGTGGCATCACCCAAACTTGTAATGGAGGAAGCACCAGAATCTTACAAGGATGTTACTGATGTCGTTGATACTTGTCACATGGCAGGAATTagcaaaaaatgtataaaattacgTCCAATTGCAGTAATTAAAGGGTGA